A window of Corallococcus macrosporus DSM 14697 contains these coding sequences:
- a CDS encoding FHA domain-containing protein — MPFQLTISEGREAGKEFVFDQDSVLIGRSTDCDVALFDPGVSRRHCRIFLDGDAYSVEDQGSANGSLVNGSPVKTQVLEDGDKLTLGPVTFIFAMLTDEPATGEEELPAGAQEGDGSTRIVSLDSLKRQRNKGVALAPEGADQDELDEIREGATRNNLQALRPVSQGQSGSRPAAIERSAPAAAPARRPASAPPPARARPAPSAGGGGLSAAERARIRRESPGIVSSAKLFWADASQGVRTGIIGGGVALVLGLFGVLYWLVLSGEDGQPVGEEPAWLSGQPIRDGFGLGPGATWERADMKVFEWEYTAATRAVVILHYQAQGISKDEVVVSVNGVDVGKVPPDTLASQDRSIELMIPAQHLKKGEPNRIIFDNVKNPPGEDPWVIWNIWVERALLPDLLPEELVREATEYHKRGLKHFQTPDIGARNRYEAWKSFRVSWLMLEAHPEPKPDLYYDAQERMKAAQQELDRTCSKLLLEVEGYYNQGNYKSASATLDHVKEYFPEYDQPCATRAEAKRAEYGL; from the coding sequence ATGCCTTTCCAGCTGACGATCTCCGAGGGTAGAGAAGCCGGTAAGGAGTTCGTCTTCGACCAGGACTCCGTTCTCATCGGCCGTTCGACGGATTGCGACGTCGCGCTGTTCGACCCGGGTGTGTCCCGGCGCCACTGCCGCATCTTCCTCGACGGCGACGCCTATTCCGTCGAGGACCAGGGCAGCGCCAACGGCTCGCTCGTCAACGGCAGTCCGGTGAAGACGCAGGTGCTCGAGGACGGCGACAAGCTGACCCTGGGGCCGGTGACGTTCATCTTCGCCATGCTGACGGACGAGCCGGCCACGGGCGAAGAGGAGCTCCCCGCCGGCGCCCAGGAGGGCGACGGCAGCACGCGCATCGTCTCCCTGGACAGCCTGAAGCGGCAGCGCAACAAGGGCGTCGCGCTGGCGCCCGAGGGCGCCGACCAGGACGAGCTGGACGAAATCCGCGAGGGCGCCACCCGCAACAACCTGCAGGCCCTGCGCCCCGTGTCCCAGGGGCAGAGCGGCTCGCGGCCGGCGGCCATCGAGCGCTCGGCGCCCGCGGCGGCGCCCGCGAGGCGGCCGGCCAGCGCGCCTCCGCCGGCTCGGGCCCGTCCGGCGCCGTCCGCTGGCGGCGGTGGCCTGTCCGCGGCCGAGCGCGCGCGCATCCGGCGTGAGTCGCCGGGCATCGTGTCCAGCGCGAAGCTCTTCTGGGCGGACGCCAGCCAGGGCGTGCGCACCGGCATCATCGGCGGCGGCGTGGCCCTGGTGCTCGGGCTGTTCGGCGTCCTGTACTGGCTGGTGTTGAGCGGCGAGGACGGCCAGCCGGTGGGCGAGGAGCCCGCGTGGCTCAGCGGGCAGCCCATCCGCGACGGGTTCGGCCTGGGGCCGGGCGCGACATGGGAGCGCGCGGACATGAAGGTCTTCGAGTGGGAGTACACCGCCGCCACGCGCGCGGTGGTCATCCTCCACTACCAGGCCCAGGGCATCTCCAAGGACGAGGTCGTGGTGAGCGTCAACGGCGTGGACGTGGGCAAGGTTCCGCCCGACACGCTGGCCAGCCAGGACCGCTCCATCGAGCTGATGATTCCGGCCCAGCACCTGAAGAAGGGCGAGCCCAACCGCATCATCTTCGACAACGTGAAGAACCCGCCGGGTGAGGACCCGTGGGTCATCTGGAACATCTGGGTGGAGCGCGCGCTGCTGCCGGACCTGCTTCCCGAGGAGCTGGTGCGCGAGGCCACCGAGTACCACAAGCGGGGCTTGAAGCACTTCCAGACGCCGGACATCGGCGCCCGCAACCGCTACGAGGCCTGGAAGTCCTTCCGCGTGTCGTGGCTGATGCTGGAGGCCCACCCGGAGCCGAAGCCGGACCTCTACTACGACGCCCAGGAGCGCATGAAGGCGGCGCAGCAGGAGCTGGACCGCACCTGCTCCAAGCTGCTGCTGGAGGTGGAGGGCTACTACAACCAGGGCAACTACAAGAGCGCCTCCGCCACCCTGGACCACGTGAAGGAGTACTTCCCGGAGTACGACCAGCCGTGCGCCACCCGCGCGGAGGCCAAGCGCGCCGAGTACGGCCTCTAG
- a CDS encoding phospholipase D-like domain-containing protein, whose product MGEPEALTEQSGEADTGAPTPPGPVPEHGPVWSPNVSGLLLSRYYLPRRHPVMQGNACQLLRDGVEAYPAMLEAIRGARRYVRLETYMFVSDAVGELFGEALAQAAERGVHVKVLYDAVGSWTSRRSFFAGLRARGVDIRAFKPFSLSRGLRHLLRRDHRKILVVDGEVAFTGGVNISAHWAPAGVGAAWRDDVLRIEGPAVHELERCFSATWRMMFQGRFHRLTRRLERLRRQPSRQGGVGLAVLSSRRSIHRAYLHAIRRARRSVLVAAAYFIPDRRMVMALREAARRGVEVHLLLNARSDHPLLEFMARGFYERLLGAGVRIFEWQRGVLHAKTAVVDGVWGTIGSFNLERLSLAFNHEVNAVFADPRLGQQLEDSFRGDCGDCREVTLAEFRRRPLWQKLLERALLLLRKII is encoded by the coding sequence ATGGGTGAACCGGAGGCGTTGACCGAGCAGTCGGGGGAGGCGGACACGGGCGCGCCCACGCCTCCGGGGCCCGTGCCGGAGCATGGGCCGGTGTGGAGCCCGAACGTCTCCGGGCTGCTCCTGTCGCGCTACTACCTGCCTCGCCGCCATCCGGTGATGCAGGGCAACGCGTGCCAGCTCCTGCGCGACGGCGTGGAGGCCTACCCGGCCATGCTGGAGGCCATCCGCGGGGCGCGCCGGTATGTCCGCCTGGAGACGTACATGTTCGTCTCCGACGCGGTGGGTGAGCTGTTCGGCGAGGCGCTGGCGCAGGCCGCCGAGCGCGGCGTGCACGTGAAGGTGCTGTACGACGCGGTGGGCTCCTGGACGAGCCGCCGGAGCTTCTTCGCCGGGCTGCGCGCCCGGGGCGTGGACATCCGCGCCTTCAAGCCCTTCAGCCTGTCACGCGGGCTGCGGCACCTGCTGCGCCGGGACCACCGCAAAATCCTCGTCGTGGACGGCGAGGTGGCCTTCACCGGCGGGGTGAACATCTCCGCGCACTGGGCGCCCGCGGGGGTGGGCGCGGCGTGGCGGGACGACGTGCTGCGCATCGAGGGGCCGGCCGTGCACGAGCTGGAGCGGTGCTTCTCCGCCACGTGGCGGATGATGTTCCAGGGCCGCTTCCACCGGCTGACCCGGCGGCTGGAGCGCCTGCGCCGCCAGCCGTCCCGGCAAGGGGGAGTGGGGCTGGCGGTGTTGTCCAGCCGGCGGAGCATCCACCGGGCCTACCTGCACGCCATCCGCCGGGCCCGGCGCAGCGTGCTGGTGGCCGCCGCCTACTTCATCCCGGACCGGCGCATGGTGATGGCGCTGCGCGAGGCGGCCCGGCGCGGCGTGGAGGTCCACCTGCTGCTCAACGCCCGCAGCGACCACCCCCTCCTGGAGTTCATGGCCCGGGGCTTCTACGAGCGGCTCCTGGGCGCGGGCGTCCGCATCTTCGAGTGGCAGCGCGGCGTGCTGCACGCCAAGACGGCCGTGGTGGACGGGGTGTGGGGCACCATCGGCTCGTTCAACCTGGAGCGCCTCAGCCTGGCCTTCAACCACGAGGTGAACGCCGTCTTCGCCGACCCTCGCTTGGGGCAGCAACTGGAGGACTCCTTCCGCGGCGACTGCGGGGACTGCCGCGAGGTGACGCTGGCCGAGTTCCGCCGCCGGCCCCTGTGGCAGAAGCTGCTGGAGCGAGCCCTGTTGCTGCTTCGCAAAATCATCTGA
- the acnA gene encoding aconitate hydratase AcnA, which produces MTDSFGTKSQLKVGSATYDLFSLGKLAKSHPAVNRLPFSLKVLLENLLRHEDGRVVKREHVEKMLAWDPKATPDVEISFHPARVLLQDFTGVPAVVDLAAMREALASMGGNPDKINPRNPADLVIDHSVQIDSFATSAAFKENAELEFERNRERYAFLRWGQSAFKGFGVVPPDIGICHQVNLEFLAHVTFRQGSTVYPDTLVGTDSHTTMINGLGVVGWGVGGIEAEAALLGQPITMLIPQVVGFKLNGKLPAGATATDLVLTVTQMLRKKGVVGKFVEFYGSGLKNLSLPDRATIANMAPEYGATIGFFPVDEESLNYLRFTGRPDDLVALTEAYAKEQGLWRRDDAEDPVFSDTLELDLSTVVPSLAGPKRPQDRVPLKDMKAGYEKSLGEMLSAGKGKGGEEGGKAAAVPPERLAQTVTVKNGRQSYQMGHGAVVIASITSCTNTSNPAVLVGAGILAKKAVERGLNPKPWVKTSLAPGSRVVSEYLRDAGLLPYLEAVGFHIVGYGCTTCIGNSGPLTEPVANAVTEGDLVVAAVLSGNRNFEGRINPHVRMNYLASPPLVVAYALAGEVGTDLDNEPLGTDPNGRPVFLRDIWPTNEEIQEVIRTSVKPEQFRSQYANAMEGDALWQQLPVGKGATFKWDETSTYVRKPPFFENLPAEPKATQDIKGAHVMALLGDSVTTDHISPAGNIAKTSPAAKYLMANGVEPKDFNSYGARRGNHEVMVRGTFANIRLKNLLVPGVEGGVTVHIPTRERMSIYDASMKYQAEGTPLVVLAGAEYGTGSSRDWAAKGTMLLGVKAVIAKSFERIHRSNLVGMGVLPLQFEAGQDAQSLGLTGHETFDITGVAQDLAPQKKLTVKATGESGTKEFTVVCRIDTPNELDYYRHGGILQYVLRQLAKG; this is translated from the coding sequence ATGACCGACAGTTTCGGCACGAAGTCCCAGCTCAAGGTGGGGTCTGCCACCTATGACCTCTTCAGCCTGGGCAAGCTGGCCAAATCCCACCCGGCGGTGAACCGCCTGCCGTTCTCCCTGAAGGTCCTGCTGGAGAACCTGCTGCGGCACGAGGACGGCCGCGTGGTGAAGCGCGAGCACGTGGAGAAGATGCTGGCCTGGGACCCCAAGGCCACCCCGGACGTGGAGATCTCCTTCCACCCGGCGCGCGTGCTGCTGCAGGACTTCACGGGCGTGCCCGCTGTGGTGGACCTGGCGGCCATGCGCGAGGCGCTGGCCTCCATGGGCGGCAACCCGGACAAGATCAACCCCCGCAACCCGGCCGACCTGGTCATCGACCACTCGGTGCAGATTGACTCCTTCGCGACGTCCGCCGCGTTCAAGGAGAACGCGGAGCTGGAGTTCGAGCGCAACCGCGAGCGGTACGCGTTCCTCCGCTGGGGCCAGAGCGCGTTCAAGGGCTTTGGCGTGGTGCCGCCGGACATCGGCATCTGCCACCAGGTCAACCTGGAGTTCCTGGCGCACGTGACGTTCCGCCAGGGCAGCACGGTGTACCCGGACACGCTGGTGGGCACCGACAGCCACACCACGATGATCAACGGCCTGGGCGTGGTGGGCTGGGGCGTGGGCGGCATCGAGGCGGAGGCCGCGCTGCTGGGCCAGCCGATTACCATGCTGATTCCGCAGGTGGTGGGCTTCAAGCTCAACGGCAAGCTCCCCGCGGGCGCCACCGCCACGGACCTGGTGCTCACCGTCACGCAGATGCTCCGCAAGAAGGGCGTGGTGGGCAAGTTCGTGGAGTTCTACGGCAGCGGCCTGAAGAACCTGTCCCTGCCGGACCGCGCCACCATCGCCAACATGGCGCCCGAGTACGGCGCCACCATCGGCTTCTTCCCGGTGGACGAGGAGAGCCTCAACTACCTGCGCTTCACCGGCCGCCCGGACGACCTGGTGGCCCTCACGGAGGCCTACGCCAAGGAGCAGGGCCTGTGGCGCCGTGACGACGCCGAGGACCCCGTCTTCAGCGACACGCTGGAGCTGGACCTGTCCACCGTGGTGCCCAGCCTGGCCGGCCCCAAGCGCCCGCAGGACCGCGTGCCCCTGAAGGACATGAAGGCCGGCTACGAGAAGTCGCTGGGGGAGATGCTGTCGGCCGGCAAGGGCAAGGGCGGGGAGGAGGGTGGCAAGGCCGCCGCCGTGCCCCCCGAGCGCCTGGCGCAGACGGTGACGGTGAAGAACGGCCGCCAGAGCTACCAGATGGGCCACGGCGCGGTGGTGATTGCGTCCATCACCTCCTGCACCAACACCTCCAACCCGGCGGTGCTGGTGGGCGCGGGCATCCTGGCGAAGAAGGCCGTGGAGCGCGGCCTCAACCCCAAGCCGTGGGTGAAGACGTCCCTGGCGCCGGGCAGCCGCGTGGTCAGCGAGTACCTGCGCGACGCCGGCCTGCTGCCCTACCTGGAGGCCGTGGGCTTCCACATCGTGGGCTACGGCTGCACCACGTGCATCGGCAACTCCGGCCCGCTGACGGAGCCCGTGGCCAACGCCGTCACGGAAGGGGACCTCGTCGTGGCCGCGGTGCTGTCCGGCAACCGCAACTTCGAGGGCCGCATCAACCCGCACGTGCGCATGAACTACCTGGCCAGCCCGCCGCTGGTGGTGGCCTACGCGCTGGCCGGCGAGGTGGGCACGGACCTGGACAACGAGCCGCTGGGCACCGACCCGAACGGCCGCCCCGTCTTCCTGCGCGACATCTGGCCCACCAACGAGGAGATTCAGGAGGTCATCCGCACCTCCGTGAAGCCGGAGCAGTTCCGCAGCCAGTACGCCAACGCCATGGAGGGCGACGCGCTCTGGCAGCAGCTCCCGGTGGGCAAGGGCGCCACGTTCAAGTGGGACGAGACGTCCACCTACGTGCGCAAGCCGCCCTTCTTCGAGAACCTGCCGGCGGAGCCCAAGGCGACGCAGGACATCAAGGGCGCGCACGTGATGGCGCTGCTGGGTGACTCCGTCACCACGGACCACATCTCGCCCGCCGGCAACATCGCGAAGACGAGCCCCGCGGCCAAGTACCTCATGGCCAACGGCGTGGAGCCCAAGGACTTCAACTCCTACGGCGCGCGCCGCGGCAACCACGAGGTGATGGTGCGCGGCACCTTCGCCAACATCCGCCTGAAGAACCTCCTGGTGCCCGGCGTGGAGGGCGGCGTCACCGTCCACATCCCCACGCGCGAGCGGATGAGCATCTACGACGCCTCCATGAAGTACCAGGCGGAGGGCACGCCGCTGGTGGTGCTGGCCGGCGCCGAGTACGGCACGGGCTCCAGCCGCGACTGGGCGGCCAAGGGCACCATGCTGCTGGGCGTGAAGGCCGTCATCGCCAAGAGCTTCGAGCGCATCCACCGCTCCAACCTGGTGGGCATGGGCGTGCTGCCGCTCCAGTTCGAGGCGGGCCAGGACGCGCAGTCGCTGGGCCTCACCGGCCACGAGACGTTCGACATCACCGGCGTGGCGCAGGACCTGGCGCCGCAGAAGAAGCTCACCGTGAAGGCCACGGGTGAGAGTGGCACCAAGGAGTTCACGGTGGTGTGCCGCATCGACACGCCGAACGAGCTCGACTACTACCGCCACGGCGGCATCCTGCAGTACGTGCTCCGCCAGCTCGCCAAGGGCTAG
- a CDS encoding HD domain-containing protein yields MPALEDAIALAVAAHHGQRDKAGQTYILHPLRVMMRLDTDEERTVAILHDVVEDTPYTLERLRELGYPEGVLAALDALTRREGETYEAFIERLRPLPLARRVKLADLEDNMDVRRLAAVTPKDAERLARYRAAWARLREP; encoded by the coding sequence ATGCCCGCACTCGAAGACGCCATCGCGCTCGCGGTGGCCGCGCACCACGGCCAGCGCGACAAGGCCGGCCAGACGTACATCCTCCACCCGCTGCGGGTGATGATGCGGCTGGACACCGACGAGGAGCGCACCGTCGCCATCCTCCACGACGTGGTGGAGGACACGCCCTACACGCTCGAGCGCCTGCGCGAGCTGGGCTACCCGGAAGGCGTCCTCGCCGCGCTGGACGCGCTCACCCGCCGCGAGGGCGAGACGTACGAGGCCTTCATCGAAAGGCTGCGTCCGCTGCCGCTCGCCCGCCGCGTGAAGCTGGCGGACCTGGAGGACAACATGGACGTGCGGCGGCTGGCCGCGGTGACGCCGAAGGACGCCGAGCGCCTGGCCCGCTACCGCGCCGCCTGGGCCCGCCTGCGCGAACCTTGA
- a CDS encoding PilC/PilY family type IV pilus protein produces MKALLSSLTALAALLMAPAALAQDPASCSLQSTSRLDALLNPARGSDERFFTSPSGPPNILLILDTSGSMAYWPIAWSNNDYYSYIDNRNGASPGCRQENIDALNYDASVEYPRMWLSLTNQDSPWFVPTSYYRFDGNGSGTQESFGMGNNPVRFDQPPPNTTISDSAATACANIVDTGNNSTRAAARAACAQCLTTKGYFQYRKNERIASGNFLNFYSPRGHSAVNVISQVLKDSERTRFGVVTFSASRDATDTVKWNNQDVVRFERFGPRCDQSLNQTERNNHRNNLLLKMNRGLQFNTGTPLTQVMWGASTYFRSSEDDPFPGWFGSGYLRDSDFDDEAEPGRAATCFTCGFNAMILLTDGEPNEPSSDSSQIPSQVRDLDVPCANCTAANQGANSGGTSSHIHRIAKWMWTHDMRPELDGSQQVATYTVGFALTNTRALNLLRTTADAGGGRFYAATNSSQLKTALQSIVDDVQNRNIAFAAAAISSFQTGSSTLSALMPRMSPASGDSAWRGDLWRFNQFNEFVEGVDKNADGDMDDIFVVDRDGDIVVEDTSGNFVKDGGSTPANQFWEARRALLARSLDSRKIYTVTDSNQDGRLTAADNAATPIEFTVANRETLKSYFGILGTPVCPTVESVSPLEIDPGKLLTGLGLTPQQAAAAMSVTVPTFSGMTQAQNWVNDICVRTLIQYVRGQDLADEDGNGNRTEVRRSVLGDIFHSAPVLVDPPMDKFLCNLGMSNQCTRTLYSQQLGVSPTPLATENISRCGDTVEVDAYDAYLHRYRRRDKLVLVGANDGMLHAFRDSTAGSDNCEGGMPMIEYTPSTGQEEWAFIPPDLLSRLHEMANGHQYYVDGDIMVRDVWADGSDGSQPDGIKQSTEYHTMAVLSEGRGGVHYVALELRADAGTGRFGAPRMQWMYPQPDSAEAALFGKTLFSLSPKPPPIGPVLVEAGTAPGGVSRYEVNTQERWVVALSGGWSPGQEKGRGIYVVDAWSPEVNGRNDNLWWKFEFDPNATGEQHGPARHLTHSVAAPVALVDYGVAGSVQQDGFFDTAVFGDMRGQLWVARMSVPGALDPSTGLIRNWSAARAFQMDRDSVGPNGVQGNSLTRTWPFYYVPSIGIQPGTGAMRALVGTGDRYALLDDEAGICRFDNPQACARYGCGNVEVDYQVNRIGENITQARHQWTQRGLAQTTLTRGTVSQPACGEPGQTVVSARFSRYEARTCPGAPQDYTSMSPARVECGKDAAGNFRCHDVSNVAPNFADLELTRTTNAIGKNRFYGVRVYGVSGQTFAEDATSVSADGPLTASQFDAARLSDRTSDNDTSGDLVDVTDITCDASGACSDTGAAPESPGWMLEYTDNITHKTAGGAATVASCTLWNVIYPSQDGEVCSSTAARARFYQADFLSGLPNCAASFDNARFQERSVLSPPPEPATVVMISPTGSVKDGVVVPEPGQRQLTSVDVSVNNEVLQNVYELPLTQEQHACRHENAAHCVP; encoded by the coding sequence ATGAAGGCACTCCTCTCCTCCCTGACGGCCCTGGCCGCGCTGCTGATGGCCCCCGCCGCGCTCGCGCAGGACCCGGCCTCCTGCAGCCTCCAGTCCACCTCCCGGCTGGACGCGCTGCTCAACCCCGCGCGCGGCAGCGACGAGCGCTTCTTCACCAGCCCCAGCGGCCCGCCCAACATCCTGCTCATCCTGGACACGTCGGGTTCCATGGCGTACTGGCCCATCGCCTGGAGCAACAACGACTATTACAGCTACATCGACAACCGGAACGGGGCGTCCCCCGGCTGCCGGCAGGAGAACATCGACGCGCTGAACTACGACGCCAGCGTCGAGTACCCGCGCATGTGGCTGTCGCTGACGAACCAGGACTCCCCCTGGTTCGTCCCCACCAGCTACTACCGCTTCGACGGCAACGGCAGCGGCACCCAGGAGAGCTTCGGGATGGGCAACAACCCCGTCCGCTTCGACCAGCCGCCGCCCAACACCACCATCAGCGACAGCGCGGCGACGGCCTGCGCCAACATCGTGGACACGGGCAACAACAGCACCCGGGCCGCCGCGCGCGCCGCGTGCGCGCAGTGCCTGACGACGAAGGGCTACTTCCAGTACCGGAAAAACGAGCGCATCGCCTCCGGCAACTTCCTCAACTTCTACTCGCCGCGCGGCCACTCCGCCGTCAACGTCATCAGCCAGGTGCTCAAGGACTCGGAGCGCACGCGCTTCGGCGTGGTGACGTTCTCCGCGAGCCGCGACGCCACCGACACCGTGAAGTGGAACAACCAGGACGTGGTGCGCTTCGAGCGCTTCGGGCCCCGCTGCGACCAGTCGTTGAACCAGACGGAGCGCAACAACCACCGCAACAACCTGCTCCTCAAGATGAACCGGGGCCTGCAGTTCAACACCGGCACGCCGCTGACGCAGGTCATGTGGGGCGCCAGCACCTACTTCCGCTCCTCCGAGGACGACCCGTTCCCTGGCTGGTTCGGCAGCGGCTACCTGCGTGACTCCGACTTCGACGACGAGGCTGAACCCGGCCGGGCCGCCACCTGCTTCACCTGCGGCTTCAACGCCATGATTCTGCTCACCGACGGTGAGCCCAACGAGCCCAGCAGCGACTCCTCCCAGATTCCCTCCCAGGTGCGCGACCTGGACGTCCCCTGCGCCAACTGCACCGCGGCGAACCAGGGGGCCAACAGCGGCGGCACCTCCAGCCACATCCACCGCATCGCCAAGTGGATGTGGACCCACGACATGCGCCCGGAGCTGGACGGGTCGCAGCAGGTGGCCACCTACACCGTGGGCTTCGCGCTGACGAACACGCGGGCGCTCAACCTGCTGCGCACCACCGCGGACGCGGGCGGCGGGCGCTTCTACGCGGCCACCAACTCCAGCCAGCTCAAGACGGCGCTCCAGTCCATCGTCGACGACGTGCAGAACCGCAACATCGCGTTCGCCGCGGCGGCCATCTCCTCGTTCCAGACGGGCAGCTCCACGCTCAGCGCGCTGATGCCGCGCATGTCCCCCGCCTCCGGAGACAGCGCCTGGCGGGGTGACTTGTGGCGCTTCAACCAGTTCAACGAGTTCGTGGAGGGCGTGGACAAGAACGCCGACGGCGACATGGACGACATCTTCGTCGTGGACCGGGACGGGGACATCGTCGTCGAGGACACGAGCGGCAACTTCGTCAAGGACGGCGGCAGCACCCCGGCCAACCAGTTCTGGGAGGCGCGCCGCGCGCTGCTGGCCCGGTCGCTGGACAGCCGGAAGATCTACACGGTGACGGACAGCAACCAGGACGGGCGCCTCACCGCCGCGGACAACGCGGCGACGCCCATTGAATTCACCGTGGCGAACCGCGAGACGCTGAAGAGCTACTTCGGCATCCTCGGCACGCCCGTCTGTCCCACGGTGGAGTCGGTGAGCCCGCTGGAGATCGACCCCGGCAAGCTGCTGACGGGCCTGGGGCTGACGCCGCAGCAGGCCGCCGCCGCCATGAGCGTCACGGTGCCGACCTTCAGCGGCATGACGCAGGCGCAGAACTGGGTGAACGACATCTGCGTGCGCACGCTCATCCAGTACGTGCGCGGCCAGGACCTGGCGGACGAGGACGGCAACGGCAACCGCACCGAGGTGCGCCGCTCCGTGCTGGGCGACATCTTCCACTCCGCGCCGGTGCTGGTGGACCCGCCCATGGACAAGTTCCTGTGCAACCTGGGCATGAGCAACCAGTGCACGCGCACGCTCTACAGCCAGCAGCTCGGCGTGTCGCCCACGCCCCTGGCCACGGAGAACATCAGCCGCTGCGGCGACACCGTGGAGGTGGACGCGTATGACGCGTACCTGCACCGCTACCGCCGCCGCGACAAGCTGGTGCTGGTGGGCGCCAACGACGGCATGCTGCACGCCTTCCGGGACAGCACCGCGGGCAGTGACAACTGCGAGGGCGGCATGCCCATGATTGAGTACACGCCCAGCACCGGCCAGGAGGAGTGGGCCTTCATCCCGCCCGACCTGCTGTCGCGCCTGCACGAGATGGCCAACGGCCACCAGTACTACGTGGACGGCGACATCATGGTGCGCGACGTGTGGGCGGACGGCTCGGACGGCTCGCAGCCGGACGGCATCAAGCAGTCCACCGAGTACCACACGATGGCGGTGCTCTCGGAAGGCCGCGGCGGCGTGCACTACGTGGCGCTGGAGCTGCGCGCGGACGCGGGCACCGGCCGCTTCGGCGCGCCCCGGATGCAGTGGATGTACCCGCAGCCGGACTCCGCGGAGGCCGCCCTCTTCGGCAAGACGCTCTTCTCGCTCAGCCCCAAGCCGCCCCCCATTGGCCCCGTGCTGGTGGAGGCCGGCACCGCGCCCGGCGGCGTGTCCCGCTACGAGGTGAACACCCAGGAGCGGTGGGTGGTGGCCCTGTCGGGCGGCTGGTCCCCCGGCCAGGAGAAGGGCCGCGGCATCTACGTGGTGGACGCGTGGTCCCCCGAGGTGAATGGCCGCAACGACAACCTGTGGTGGAAGTTCGAATTCGACCCGAACGCCACCGGGGAGCAGCACGGCCCCGCCCGGCACCTCACGCACAGCGTGGCGGCGCCGGTGGCCCTGGTGGACTACGGCGTGGCCGGCAGCGTCCAGCAGGACGGCTTCTTCGACACGGCCGTCTTCGGCGACATGCGCGGCCAGCTCTGGGTGGCGCGCATGTCCGTGCCGGGCGCGCTGGACCCGTCCACGGGCCTCATCCGCAACTGGAGCGCCGCGCGTGCCTTCCAGATGGACCGGGACTCCGTCGGTCCCAACGGCGTCCAGGGCAACAGCCTGACGCGCACCTGGCCCTTCTATTACGTGCCCTCCATCGGCATCCAGCCGGGCACGGGCGCCATGCGCGCGCTCGTGGGCACCGGAGACCGCTACGCGCTGCTGGACGACGAGGCCGGCATCTGCCGCTTCGACAACCCGCAGGCCTGCGCGCGCTACGGGTGCGGCAACGTGGAGGTGGACTACCAGGTGAACCGCATCGGGGAGAACATCACCCAGGCGCGGCACCAGTGGACGCAGCGGGGCCTGGCGCAGACGACGCTGACGCGCGGGACGGTGTCGCAGCCCGCCTGCGGCGAGCCCGGCCAGACGGTGGTGTCCGCCCGCTTCAGCCGCTACGAGGCCCGCACCTGCCCGGGAGCGCCGCAGGACTACACCTCCATGAGCCCCGCGCGCGTGGAGTGCGGCAAGGACGCCGCCGGCAACTTCCGCTGCCATGACGTGAGCAACGTAGCGCCCAACTTCGCGGACCTGGAGCTGACGCGCACCACCAACGCCATTGGGAAGAACCGCTTCTACGGCGTGCGCGTGTACGGCGTCTCCGGGCAGACGTTCGCCGAGGACGCGACCTCCGTCTCCGCGGACGGCCCGCTGACGGCCAGCCAGTTCGACGCGGCCCGCCTGTCCGACCGCACCAGCGACAACGACACCAGCGGGGACCTGGTGGACGTGACGGACATCACCTGCGACGCGTCCGGCGCCTGCTCCGACACGGGCGCCGCGCCGGAGAGCCCGGGGTGGATGCTGGAGTACACCGACAACATCACCCACAAGACGGCGGGCGGCGCGGCCACGGTGGCGAGCTGCACGCTGTGGAACGTCATCTACCCGTCGCAGGACGGCGAGGTGTGCAGCAGCACCGCCGCCCGGGCGCGCTTCTACCAGGCGGACTTCCTCAGCGGCCTGCCCAACTGCGCCGCGTCCTTCGACAACGCGCGCTTCCAGGAGCGCTCCGTGCTGTCGCCGCCGCCCGAGCCCGCCACCGTGGTGATGATTTCGCCCACCGGCAGCGTGAAAGACGGCGTCGTCGTTCCGGAGCCCGGGCAGCGCCAGCTCACCTCCGTGGACGTGTCGGTGAACAACGAGGTGCTGCAGAACGTGTACGAGCTGCCCCTCACCCAGGAGCAGCACGCCTGCCGCCATGAGAATGCCGCCCACTGCGTGCCGTGA